A stretch of the Uranotaenia lowii strain MFRU-FL chromosome 3, ASM2978415v1, whole genome shotgun sequence genome encodes the following:
- the LOC129755175 gene encoding MICOS complex subunit Mic27 produces the protein MLRKVCTGSVPVLLGAATVVKAEDVATKKDDAKSKALICRPSELPLYKPLNQKIDCECEHKKHPPKVSGAEQAIEDGIRMVRVQLSDASQLLVDQKKQVAVWIDTGKEHSKFIRDYLNEEDNTLPRVGAIAVGGLAGLIFGLRGGFFRRLIYMSIGAGGVASVCYPEEAEKYAQQGLVEGKKYANIGYNFVYGVKPGDKQLELPTIPTSLGELKDSVSGLAKSAYDAVFPDKK, from the exons ATGTTGCGGAAGGTGTGCACCGGATCGGTTCCCGTCCTCTTGGGAGCTGCCACCGTGGTGAAAGCCGAAGACGTTGCCACTAAAAAAGATGACGCCAAATCGAAAGCGTTGATCTGCCGACCCTCGGAGCTACCACTTTACAAGCCGCTCAATCAGAAAATCGACTGCGAATGTGAGCACAAGAAACATCCGCCTAAGGTTTCCGGCGCGGAACAGGCCATCGAGGATGGTATCCGGATGGTGCGAGTCCAGCTGAGCGATGCCTCCCAGCTGCTAGTAGACCAGAAAAAGCAAGTCGCCGTTTGGATCGATACCGGCAAGGAGCACAGTAAAT tTATCCGTGATTACCTGAATGAGGAGGACAACACCTTGCCCCGGGTTGGTGCCATTGCTGTCGGTGGTTTGGCCGGTTTGATTTTCGGACTGCGAGGAGGTTTCTTCCGGCGTCTGATCTACATGTCGATTGGTGCCGGAGGAGTGGCTTCCGTTTGTTACCCGGAGGAGGCGGAAAAGTACGCCCAGCAGGGTCTAGTCGAGGGCAAAAAGTACGCCAACATCGGTTACAACTTTGTGTACGGCGTCAAACCGGGCGACAAACAGCTGGAACTGCCCACTATTCCGACCAGTTTGGGTGAGCTGAAGGACAGCGTATCGGGCCTGGCGAAGTCGGCTTACGATGCTGTGTTTccggataaaaaataa